A window of the Penaeus monodon isolate SGIC_2016 chromosome 38, NSTDA_Pmon_1, whole genome shotgun sequence genome harbors these coding sequences:
- the LOC119596573 gene encoding LOW QUALITY PROTEIN: annexin B9-like (The sequence of the model RefSeq protein was modified relative to this genomic sequence to represent the inferred CDS: inserted 2 bases in 1 codon; deleted 1 base in 1 codon) — translation MSYPGANPGVGFGQGSQYPMYPPTGFSGAGQYPPVPGASPYPPAPGASPYPPXTIPREFALPPCPGRVALPACSRGFAVPSGTGGLSLPACPRGVALPSRPWVVSLPSCPGGIALPPRAGGFAISSCPGSLALPSRAGASPYPPAPGSSPYPPAPGGSPYPPGAGAGYPPAPGAGPYPAGGPQQYPPTTGGAYPPAGGSSYPGSGAGYPLPGGSPYPGGQPGQAPSTGYPGGSPSPSLSAQAVHRTQAAAPSGRVLAYSEIPTVSPAGHFDPSSDAAALRKAMKGFGTDEAAIIAVLSRRTSDQRQQIMLKYQQSYGREEGDDTKKGLTGDLVKDLKSELSGKFEDVILALMTPLPLFLAKEINHAIAGVGTNERTLVEILCTRDNASLMMIKNAYYQHFRKKLEEDLHGDTSGDFRRLLISMCACARDEAGCDPALANNLAQQLYKAGEGKIGTDESEFNRILSAYSYPLLRCVFEEYRKIKGKTFGDAIDSELSGDLKLGMKTIYLCIENRAAFFAKELHNSMAGAGTNDRALIRLVVSRSEIDMGNIKQEYQKLYKKPLEKDIKDDTSGDYKRVLLALVEG, via the exons ATGAGTTACCCCGGCGCCAACCCCGGCGTAGGCTTCGGCCAG ggtTCACAGTACCCGATGTACCCGCCCACTGGGTTCAGC GGAGCAGGGCAGTACCCGCCTGTACCTGGAGCCTCGCCCTACCCTCCCGCCCCGGGCGCTTCGCCGTACCCTCC CACCATACCCAGGGAGTTCGCCTTACCCCCCTGCCCCGGGAGGGTCGCCTTACCCGCCTGTTCCAGGGGCTTCGCCGTACCCTCCGGCACCGGGGGCCTCTCCCTACCCGCCTGCCCCAGGGGCGTCGCCCTACCCTCCCGCCCCTGGGTCGTCTCCCTACCCTCCTGCCCCGGGGGCATCGCCTTACCCCCCCGCGCCGGGGGCTTCGCCATATCCTCCTGCCCCGGGAGCCTCGCCTTACCCTCCCGCGCC GGGGCGTCACCGTACCCACCTGCCCCAGGATCGTCTCCGTACCCGCCGGCCCCCGGAGGGTCCCCCTACCCGCCGGGCGCGGGGGCGGGTTACCCACCAGCTCCCGGGGCTGGCCCTTACCCTGCGGGAGGGCCCCAGCAGTACCCTCCAACCACCGGCGGCGCCTACCCTCCCGCTGGAGGCAGCTCGTACCCGGGTAGTGGCGCAGGGTATCCGCTGCCTGGTGGCAGCCCTTACCCCGGTGGACAGCCGGGCCAGGCCCCCAGCACCGGATACCCCGGTGGCAGCCCCAGCCCCAGCCTGAGTGCCCAGGCAGTCCATCGTACTCAGGCGGCAGCTCCGTCCGGCAGGGTCCTGGCCTACTCG GAGATCCCCACTGTTTCGCCTGCAGGGCACTTTGACCCTAGCAGTGATGCTGCCGCCCTGAGGAAGGCCATGAAGGGCTTTGGGACTGATGAGGCTGCCATCATTGCAGTCCTGTCCCGCAGGACCTCCGACCAGCGCCAGCAGATCATGCTGAAGTACCAGCAGTCCTATGGCAGG gaggaaggagatgataCTAAGAAAGGACTCACTGGG GACTTGGTGAAGGACCTTAAGAGCGAGCTTAGTGGCAAATTCGAAGACGTCATTCTTGCTTTGATGACCCCTCTGCCGCTCTTCCttgccaaggagatcaaccacgcCATTGCTGGGGTCGGAACCAATGAGAGAACCCTAGTAGAGATCCTGTGCACTAGGGACAATGCCTCACTTAT GATGATCAAGAATGCCTACTATCAGCATTTCCGCAAGAAGCTGGAGGAAGACCTTCATGGCGACACCTCGGGAGATTTCCGCCGTCTCCTCATTTCTATGTGCGCATGTGCCAGGGACGAGGCAGGCTGTGATCCAGCCCTGGCAAACAACCTGGCCCAACAGCTATACAAGGCAG GTGAAGGCAAGATTGGAACAGATGAGTCAGAATTCAACCGCATCCTGTCAGCTTACTCGTATCCTCTCCTGCGCTGTGTGTTTGAAGAATACAGGAAGATTAAGGGAAAGACCTTTGGTGATGCCATTGATTCTGAACTGTCTGGAGACCTGAAGCTTGGCATGAAGACCATCT ATCTGTGCATTGAGAACCGAGCAGCCTTCTTTGCCAAGGAGCTGCATAATTCCATGGCTGGGGCCGGCACCAACGACAGGGCTCTTATTCGCCTGGTAGTGTCTCGCTCCGAGATTGACATGGGCAACATCAAGCAGGAATATCAGAAGCTGTACAAGAAGCCCTTGGAGAAGGACATCAAG